From one Triticum aestivum cultivar Chinese Spring chromosome 4B, IWGSC CS RefSeq v2.1, whole genome shotgun sequence genomic stretch:
- the LOC123093273 gene encoding non-specific lipid transfer protein GPI-anchored 14, translating into MAAKAVQWPVMVVVVIMAVMAARVGADMDADRSECAEQLVGLAPCLQYVQGQARSPAPDCCGGLSQVLDKSPKCLCVLVKDKDDPNLGIKINASLALALPSACGNTKANVSHCPQLLHLPPNSKDAAIFSPGGDKGTAAAPAKDNTASTANSRAQQATSAGTASSTATAGVALAALLAGYLALLLPADFLATAASF; encoded by the exons ATGGCGGCGAAGGCGGTGCAGTGgccggtgatggtggtggtggtgatcatgGCCGTGATGGCGGCGCGCGTGGGGGCGGACATGGACGCGGACCGGAGCGAGTGCGCGGAGCAGCTGGTGGGGCTGGCGCCGTGCCTGCAGTACGTGCAGGGGCAGGCACGGTCGCCGGCGCCGGACTGCTGCGGCGGGCTGAGCCAGGTGCTGGACAAGAGCCCCAAGTGCCTGTGCGTGCTGGTCAAGGACAAGGACGACCCCAACCTGGGCATCAAGATCAACGCCTCCCTCGCGCTCGCCCTCCCCTCCGCCTGCGGCAACACCAAGGCCAACGTCTCCCACTGCCCAC agcTGCTGCACCTTCCTCCGAACTCTAAGGACGCCGCCATCTTCAGCCCCGGCGGCGACAAGGGCACCGCTGCAGCTCCAG CCAAGGACAACACGGCGTCGACGGCCAACTCCCGCGCGCAGCAGGCCACCAGCGCGGGCACCGCCTCCTCGACGGCAACCGCCGGCGTTGCACTGGCGGCGTTGCTCGCCGGCTACCTTGCGCTGCTCCTGCCGGCGGACTTCctggccaccgccgcctccttctAG